The Clupea harengus chromosome 26, Ch_v2.0.2, whole genome shotgun sequence genome has a segment encoding these proteins:
- the LOC116219719 gene encoding zinc finger protein 239-like, with amino-acid sequence MGSVSCFDMKHLLDVAILQVIKEYTQEKSSTCGKAFSILSHLKSHQRIHTGEKPYQCSQCGKYSRSSSDLTKHQITHTGEKPSPHQCSICGKAFSQMSNLKTHQRIHTGEKPYQCSTCGKAFSKMSNLKTHQMIHTGEKPHQCSTCEKAFNQLCDLKKHQTIHTGEKPYQCSTCGKAFSQSSGLKSHQRIHTGEKPHQTIHTGGKQYHCTSCGKYFRVSSALTRHQITHTGEKPHQCSTCGKGFSQLSSLKTHQRIHTGEKPYQCTLCGKYFSVSSNLSKHQIIHTGEKPHQCSQCGKAFNQMCTLKTHQRIHSNALLIHD; translated from the exons atgggttcagtgtcttgcttcGACA TGAAACATTTGCTAGACGTTGCAATCTTGCAAGTCAtcaaagaatacacacaggagaaaagcagtacatgtgggaaggcctttagtatCTTGTCTCATCTCAagtcacaccagaggatccatactggggaaaagccatatcagtgttctcagtgtggaaagtaTTCCAGGAGTAGCTCTGACCTCACCAAacatcagattacacatactggagaaaagccatca ccccatcagtgcagtatatgtgggaaggcctttagtcaaatgtctaacctcaagacacatcagaggatccatacgggggaaaagccataccagtgcagtacatgtgggaaggcctttagtaaaATGTcaaatctcaagacacaccagatgatccatactggggaaaagccacaccagtgcagtacgtGTGAGAAAGCCTTTAATCAATTGTGTGATCTAAAGAAACACCAGacgatccatactggggaaaaaccgtaccagtgcagtacatgtgggaaggcatTTAGTCAATCGTCTGGTCTCAagtcacaccagaggatccatacgggggaaaagccacaccagacGATCCATACTGGGGGAAAGCAGTATCATTGTACTTcatgtggaaagtatttcaGGGTTAGCTCAGCCCTCACCAGacatcagattacacatactggagaaaagccacaccagtgcagtacatgtgggaaagGCTTTAGTCAATTgtcttctctcaagacacaccagaggatccatactggggaaaagccgtatcagtgtactTTATGTGGAAAGTATTTCAGTGTAAGCTCCAACCTATCCAAACATCAGATTATACAtacaggagaaaagccacatcagtgttctcaatgtggaaaggcctttaatcaAATGTGtactctcaagacacatcagaggatccattcaaatGCCCTGCTAATACATGATTGA